TCGTATTTAATGGCGTAGAGATCACCAACTTTAACCGGCGACAGATGAAAAAGCTGCGTCAAGAAATGCAGATATTGTTTCAAAACCCGGAGTCTTCGTTAAATCCCCGCATGACTATTGGCAAAAGTCTGGCGGAGCCCTATCTATTTCAGGCAATAAATGATAAGGACTATATTGCCGGGCAAATAGAAGGATGGTTAGCATTTGTCGGCTTAGGACCGGAAATATTGAACAGGCAGCCGCATCAATTAAGCGGCGGCCAATTGCAGCGCGTCTGTATAGCAAGAGCACTGCTGCTTAAGCCCCGGTTCCTGGTATTGGATGAGCCCACTTCCATGCTGGATGTATCTGTTCAAGCCCAGGTCATCGAGGTGTTGAAAAATGCGCAGCAAGAATACGGAATAGCTTACCTGTTCATTTCGCATGACCTTGATTTAATTAAAGCCTGCAGTGAGGAAATCGCCGTCATGCATCAAGGCA
This is a stretch of genomic DNA from Dendrosporobacter quercicolus. It encodes these proteins:
- a CDS encoding ABC transporter ATP-binding protein codes for the protein MLDVINVTKTYRTGLLGGTPAIAVNNVSFSLKAGKTLGLIGMSGSGKSTLARLVLRLIPCDSGRIVFNGVEITNFNRRQMKKLRQEMQILFQNPESSLNPRMTIGKSLAEPYLFQAINDKDYIAGQIEGWLAFVGLGPEILNRQPHQLSGGQLQRVCIARALLLKPRFLVLDEPTSMLDVSVQAQVIEVLKNAQQEYGIAYLFISHDLDLIKACSEEIAVMHQGRIIEQQPAEALYKQPKEEYTKELLDTFLNF